One genomic region from Bacteroidota bacterium encodes:
- the obgE gene encoding GTPase ObgE, with the protein MAESNFIDYVKICCRSGKGGAGMVHFHREKFVDKGGPDGGDGGRGGHIIVRGSKNVWTLLHLKYRKHVIAEEGNKGEGRLRSGKNGKDEILEVPLGTIIKDAESGEVEAEITKDGEEKIISAGGRGGKGNAHFKSATNQAPRNAQPGEAGKNEWKIFELKVLADVGLVGFPNTGKSSLLSVVSAAKPEIANYPFTTLVPNLGIVKYREHKSFVMADIPGIIEGAAEGKGLGLRFLRHIERNSVLLFLVPCDANEIVKEYKILVNELKKYNPELLKKERVLGISKCDMLDEELFSELKKELKKKFKEKKIPVVYFSSHTQMGLIELKEVLWKSINS; encoded by the coding sequence ATGGCTGAAAGTAATTTCATAGATTACGTAAAAATCTGCTGCCGCTCGGGAAAAGGCGGAGCAGGCATGGTGCATTTTCATAGGGAAAAATTTGTTGACAAGGGCGGACCGGATGGTGGCGATGGAGGAAGAGGCGGTCATATTATCGTTCGCGGAAGTAAAAATGTCTGGACGCTTTTACATTTGAAATACCGTAAGCACGTGATTGCCGAAGAAGGAAACAAAGGCGAAGGAAGATTGCGTTCAGGAAAAAATGGCAAAGATGAAATTCTTGAAGTGCCGCTCGGAACAATTATCAAAGATGCGGAAAGCGGAGAAGTGGAAGCGGAAATTACAAAAGACGGAGAAGAAAAAATTATTTCTGCGGGCGGAAGAGGGGGAAAAGGAAATGCGCATTTTAAATCCGCTACCAATCAGGCGCCAAGAAATGCGCAGCCGGGCGAAGCAGGAAAAAACGAATGGAAAATTTTTGAACTGAAAGTTTTAGCCGATGTTGGACTTGTTGGTTTTCCCAATACAGGAAAATCTTCCCTGCTCTCGGTGGTTTCTGCAGCCAAACCTGAGATTGCAAATTATCCATTCACTACGCTCGTTCCGAATCTTGGAATTGTAAAGTACCGCGAGCATAAATCTTTTGTGATGGCAGATATTCCCGGAATTATTGAAGGCGCTGCCGAAGGAAAAGGATTGGGTTTGCGTTTTCTCCGACACATTGAAAGAAATTCTGTTTTGCTTTTTCTTGTTCCTTGCGATGCGAATGAGATTGTGAAGGAATATAAAATCTTGGTGAACGAACTAAAAAAATATAATCCCGAACTTTTAAAAAAAGAACGCGTACTCGGAATTTCAAAATGCGATATGCTCGATGAAGAACTTTTTTCCGAACTGAAAAAAGAACTGAAAAAGAAATTCAAAGAGAAAAAAATTCCTGTTGTTTATTTTTCTTCTCACACGCAAATGGGATTGATTGAATTAAAGGAGGTGCTGTGGAAATCCATTAATTCATAA